One genomic region from Vibrio sp. SCSIO 43137 encodes:
- a CDS encoding ABC transporter permease, giving the protein MIPSVPFSNSKTRIYQGFIAAFFLFLLLPLLVVVVFSFHDATYPSLPWKGSSTVWYVGDSSPYIGLFNDKNLLSSVLTSVQVALGVTLVSTFLGLSNAHLLIRFQFRFKEFLSVLMLIPLVIPGVILGVSILVTSSTMANWVDDMWAWEWEWARPGLVLVVLGQAAFISSITTLVLLARYRRFDPSLEEAALNLGATPLKAFNAVTLPFLRPTLISAAIVSFLMSFENFNTTLMLVGSDSPLTVEMFQRVREGTTPVVNAVSVALMIGSTVLAGLYTWLQYKAQQVKS; this is encoded by the coding sequence ATGATCCCTTCAGTACCTTTTAGCAATTCAAAAACACGGATATATCAGGGCTTTATTGCTGCGTTTTTCCTGTTTTTACTTTTGCCTTTATTGGTTGTAGTGGTGTTCTCCTTTCATGACGCCACATACCCGTCCCTGCCATGGAAAGGCTCGAGCACCGTCTGGTACGTGGGTGACAGTTCACCCTATATAGGGCTGTTTAACGATAAAAACCTGTTATCCAGTGTACTTACCAGTGTTCAGGTCGCCTTAGGTGTGACCTTAGTTTCTACCTTTCTGGGGCTAAGTAATGCGCACCTTCTGATCCGGTTTCAGTTCCGCTTTAAGGAATTTTTGTCTGTATTAATGCTTATCCCACTAGTTATTCCGGGTGTGATTCTGGGTGTCTCCATTCTGGTGACCTCAAGTACCATGGCTAACTGGGTTGATGATATGTGGGCATGGGAGTGGGAATGGGCAAGACCGGGACTTGTTCTGGTTGTACTTGGTCAGGCTGCGTTTATCTCCTCTATTACCACGCTGGTTCTGCTGGCGCGTTACCGCCGCTTTGACCCAAGCCTGGAAGAAGCTGCCCTGAACTTAGGGGCTACTCCTCTAAAAGCCTTTAACGCAGTTACATTACCTTTCCTGCGTCCGACTCTGATCAGTGCTGCTATCGTCAGCTTTTTAATGTCGTTCGAGAACTTTAATACCACCTTAATGCTGGTCGGCTCTGACTCGCCATTAACGGTAGAGATGTTCCAGCGGGTAAGAGAAGGCACCACACCGGTCGTTAACGCCGTTTCCGTTGCCCTGATGATTGGCTCCACGGTTCTTGCCGGTTTATATACATGGCTGCAATACAAAGCCCAGCAGGTTAAATCTTGA
- the ugpC gene encoding sn-glycerol-3-phosphate ABC transporter ATP-binding protein UgpC: protein MLEIKQLVKTYENGHQAVKGVNLDIANGEFIVLVGPSGCGKSSILRSIAGLESISGGEIHLNNRRVDREKPAQRDIAMVFQNYALYPHMTVYNNLAYGLKNRGVDKSVIDEKIQSVAKTLKIEEYLQRKPAKLSGGQRQRVAMGRAIVRDPQLFLFDEPLSNLDAALRAHMRLKIKKLQRELGVTSVYVTHDQVEAMTLADRIVVLNQGEIEQVGTPSEVYHQPASQFVASFMGSPAMNFLSATLVDGILSLAGHNIPLPEYSGLNQPVTLGIRPEHADTQPLRDGLELVLNISVIEPLGPNQLVHGKVGEHSFTAVTAETEFALEKPLNLYVDHSNLHLFDTQGKRIKPTQAPVSVMGNVMGTGTVSNVQSISDAKITA from the coding sequence ATGTTAGAAATAAAGCAATTGGTAAAAACCTATGAAAACGGCCATCAGGCGGTTAAAGGGGTCAATCTGGATATCGCCAACGGCGAGTTTATTGTTCTTGTCGGCCCTTCCGGTTGTGGCAAATCCTCTATTCTGCGCTCAATTGCCGGCCTTGAATCGATTTCAGGTGGAGAAATACACCTTAATAACCGGCGTGTAGACAGGGAAAAGCCGGCACAACGCGATATAGCAATGGTGTTCCAGAACTATGCTTTGTATCCACATATGACGGTGTATAACAACCTGGCTTACGGCCTGAAAAACCGTGGTGTCGACAAATCGGTGATTGATGAAAAGATCCAGAGCGTAGCGAAAACACTTAAGATCGAAGAGTATTTGCAGCGTAAACCGGCAAAACTATCCGGTGGCCAGAGACAACGCGTCGCTATGGGGAGAGCCATTGTACGTGACCCTCAGTTGTTTCTGTTTGATGAGCCTCTTTCAAATCTTGATGCCGCACTTCGTGCCCATATGCGATTAAAGATCAAGAAGCTACAGCGTGAGCTGGGAGTTACCAGCGTATATGTTACTCACGATCAAGTAGAAGCCATGACCCTTGCCGATCGTATTGTGGTTTTAAATCAGGGTGAAATTGAACAAGTGGGTACACCGTCTGAGGTATACCATCAACCGGCCAGTCAGTTTGTGGCAAGTTTTATGGGGAGTCCGGCAATGAATTTTTTGTCAGCAACCTTGGTTGATGGCATTTTATCTTTGGCCGGACACAATATTCCGCTGCCGGAGTATAGCGGTCTTAATCAGCCAGTCACTTTAGGTATACGTCCTGAACATGCAGATACCCAGCCGTTGCGTGATGGATTAGAGCTTGTGCTGAATATCAGCGTAATTGAACCTCTTGGTCCGAACCAGCTCGTGCACGGTAAGGTAGGGGAACACTCATTTACTGCCGTTACAGCTGAAACTGAGTTTGCACTGGAAAAGCCGCTTAACCTTTATGTCGATCACAGCAATCTTCACTTGTTCGATACTCAAGGAAAGCGTATTAAACCCACTCAGGCGCCAGTCAGCGTAATGGGCAACGTAATGGGGACAGGCACCGTAAGCAATGTGCAAAGCATATCGGATGCAAAAATAACCGCTTGA